The Legionella sp. PATHC032 genome has a window encoding:
- a CDS encoding TerC family protein: protein MDFIDIGLSLTALIILEVVLGIDNLVILSILTEKLPLEKRKKARRWGLTFAWMTRLLLLGSAVFLVKLVKPILTIGSLVFSARDLFLILGGVFLIWKSTDEIHQDVMNEPLMEPVSKNVSSSATFRGVVIQIALLDIIFSLDSVLTAVGLTSHFTVMAVAITIAIIIMIWASEPVSKFISEHPTIKMLALSYLILIGTVLVADGFEFHVPRGYLYFAMGFSLAVESLNLIKNERVKRKKLKRE, encoded by the coding sequence ATGGATTTTATTGATATAGGCCTTAGTTTAACTGCTTTGATTATTCTTGAAGTTGTTCTTGGAATAGATAATCTGGTTATTCTATCAATCCTTACAGAAAAATTACCACTTGAAAAGAGAAAAAAAGCGAGAAGATGGGGCTTAACATTTGCCTGGATGACACGACTTCTTTTATTAGGCTCAGCAGTATTTTTAGTTAAATTGGTAAAACCAATCCTGACAATAGGCAGTCTGGTTTTTTCTGCGCGTGACCTGTTCCTGATATTAGGAGGTGTGTTTTTAATTTGGAAATCAACAGATGAAATTCATCAGGACGTTATGAATGAACCATTAATGGAACCTGTTTCAAAAAATGTTTCTTCATCCGCAACATTCAGAGGGGTTGTTATTCAAATCGCATTGCTTGACATTATATTTTCTTTGGATAGTGTTCTCACAGCCGTAGGACTAACATCTCATTTTACAGTCATGGCAGTGGCAATTACCATCGCAATTATCATTATGATTTGGGCGAGTGAGCCTGTAAGTAAATTTATTAGCGAACATCCTACCATTAAAATGCTGGCGCTTAGTTATTTAATTTTAATAGGGACAGTTTTAGTAGCTGATGGTTTTGAATTCCACGTGCCCAGAGGATACTTGTATTTTGCTATGGGTTTTTCATTAGCAGTTGAATCTCTCAACTTGATTAAAAATGAGCGTGTAAAGCGTAAAAAATTAAAAAGAGAATAA